Proteins encoded together in one Lysinibacillus sp. FSL K6-0232 window:
- a CDS encoding YktB family protein, producing the protein MSKLKWTTKDFNVFTIDGLEQRMDALNTHVRPKFHQLGEDFSTYFSSQLGEEFFSHVAKHARRTVNPPKDSWVAFAPYKRGYKSLPHFQIGLWHTHLFIVLAIIYEAPQKNIMAERLIAHKALLEQLPDDFIVSGDHMSAAAIALQEAKEDKLDALLVRLRDVKKGEFLVGRHIPKEQAVQLSANELAQTIEETFNHLLPIYNVIIGK; encoded by the coding sequence TTGTCAAAACTAAAATGGACCACTAAAGACTTTAACGTTTTTACAATAGATGGCTTAGAACAAAGAATGGATGCCTTAAATACCCATGTACGTCCAAAATTTCATCAGCTTGGTGAAGATTTTTCTACTTATTTCTCCAGTCAATTAGGTGAAGAATTTTTCTCTCATGTTGCCAAACATGCTCGCAGAACTGTGAATCCTCCAAAAGATAGTTGGGTTGCCTTTGCTCCCTATAAACGAGGCTATAAATCATTGCCTCACTTTCAGATTGGTCTATGGCACACACATTTATTCATCGTCTTAGCTATTATTTATGAAGCACCACAAAAAAATATAATGGCTGAACGTCTAATTGCTCATAAAGCATTATTAGAGCAGCTTCCAGATGATTTTATTGTGTCAGGGGATCATATGTCTGCTGCAGCGATTGCCCTTCAAGAAGCCAAGGAGGACAAGCTTGATGCACTGCTAGTACGTTTACGTGATGTGAAAAAAGGTGAATTTTTAGTAGGTCGACATATTCCAAAAGAGCAAGCCGTTCAATTATCTGCAAACGAACTAGCTCAAACCATAGAGGAAACATTTAATCACTTATTGCCTATTTACAATGTCATTATAGGAAAATAA
- a CDS encoding inositol monophosphatase family protein, translated as MDLQRLDEFAQQIIFEAGSRIRKAFSYNLVIETKSGANDLVTNIDRETELFFIEQIKAFDPTHKILGEEGMGEKVESLDGIVWIIDPIDGTMNFVKQHRHFMISIGIFVDGIGKLGYIFDVMREDLFYAVAGQGAWYNDSPLRKLQTITMEEAVIGINAHWVAPNRHIHHEKVIDMIRKVRGTRSYGSAAMEIAFVVSGKLDAYVSMRLSPWDIAGGTIIAQEVGAIATNLHGAGFDFLHQDTFIIANPAIHQELLEKYIVPYK; from the coding sequence GTGGATTTACAACGATTAGATGAATTTGCACAACAAATTATTTTTGAAGCAGGAAGTCGTATTCGAAAGGCCTTTTCGTATAACCTCGTAATTGAAACAAAGTCAGGGGCAAATGACCTTGTAACAAATATTGATCGAGAAACGGAATTGTTTTTTATTGAACAAATTAAAGCTTTTGATCCAACGCATAAAATTTTAGGGGAAGAAGGAATGGGCGAAAAGGTAGAGTCATTGGATGGCATTGTGTGGATTATTGATCCCATCGATGGCACGATGAATTTCGTGAAGCAGCACCGTCATTTTATGATATCTATTGGCATTTTTGTGGATGGTATAGGAAAGCTTGGTTACATATTTGATGTCATGCGTGAGGATTTATTTTATGCGGTTGCAGGTCAAGGTGCATGGTATAATGATTCACCATTGCGTAAGCTACAAACGATTACAATGGAAGAGGCTGTTATTGGCATTAACGCACATTGGGTAGCGCCTAATCGACATATTCACCATGAAAAAGTGATTGATATGATTCGCAAAGTTCGTGGCACACGCTCCTATGGCTCAGCCGCAATGGAAATCGCCTTTGTGGTTAGTGGTAAATTAGATGCCTATGTATCCATGCGTCTATCACCATGGGATATTGCTGGCGGTACAATTATTGCGCAGGAAGTCGGCGCTATTGCCACAAATTTACATGGAGCAGGCTTTGATTTTCTACATCAGGATACATTTATTATAGCTAACCCTGCCATTCACCAAGAATTATTAGAGAAATACATCGTGCCCTATAAATAG
- a CDS encoding methyl-accepting chemotaxis protein, which translates to MKEQYKSSVFNSIFTKLTLLIVCIIILTAGGIGSTSYYLAKTKLVAAGESDIKHLVDTALVTLTVLNDQVEAGELSLEEAQNRARVLLNGPQLAEGYDYKNSAFLYKKDGYLVAYNANYAAVLHPTNPIGHIPDDTTNRENMVRAAQATNSQEHFHHFQDVDSDGNQVTKTAYMVQFEPWDWSVGMSVFDTTFYGELNQVKWYIALITIIITFISTALFYLTSRKKFKLLESISMAFLRIVERNIQPQTLPESKDEIGYLGKSFNNMLVQLRDLIGRLQETSSKVAETSLSLSAISEQTASSSEEVGRAMNDIANGTVNQATDLEQTTQQIELLNTSIEAMNQQNRTIQEITAQAELTANQGQAMMQRLKQSNEQSLVSSNEVSKNITILHNEIAEISRITTTIESISSETNLLALNASIEAARAGEHGKGFAVVAEEVRKLAEQSNEATKQIQSMIAAIEMGAEKTVDAVASTIQRSQQLDTVVNETEQEFGHIMQAISETTQAITVFNQELAMITEQNEMITQAVQNVSSISGQTAAAVEEITASIDEQISAIAQVAMSAEHLTDLSQALNDIVEQYEL; encoded by the coding sequence ATGAAGGAACAGTACAAAAGCTCTGTTTTTAATAGTATTTTTACAAAATTAACCTTATTGATTGTTTGTATTATTATACTAACAGCGGGAGGTATTGGTAGTACAAGCTATTATTTAGCTAAAACAAAGCTTGTAGCAGCAGGAGAAAGCGATATTAAACATCTTGTTGATACTGCTTTGGTGACATTAACAGTATTAAATGATCAAGTAGAGGCAGGAGAGCTATCGCTTGAAGAAGCACAAAATAGGGCAAGGGTATTGTTGAATGGTCCACAACTTGCTGAAGGCTATGATTATAAAAATTCTGCATTCCTTTATAAAAAAGATGGCTATTTAGTTGCTTATAATGCAAATTATGCCGCTGTTCTCCATCCTACAAACCCAATAGGGCATATACCTGATGATACAACAAATCGTGAAAATATGGTGCGTGCTGCACAAGCCACAAATTCTCAGGAACATTTTCATCATTTTCAGGATGTAGATAGCGACGGCAATCAGGTAACTAAAACTGCCTATATGGTTCAATTTGAGCCATGGGATTGGTCTGTTGGAATGAGTGTATTTGATACAACATTCTATGGCGAGCTGAATCAGGTGAAATGGTATATTGCTCTTATCACAATTATTATTACATTCATTAGTACAGCATTATTTTACCTAACATCACGTAAAAAATTTAAGCTATTAGAAAGTATTTCAATGGCATTTTTACGTATTGTTGAACGTAACATTCAGCCCCAAACATTGCCAGAATCAAAGGATGAAATTGGTTATCTTGGTAAGTCCTTTAACAATATGCTAGTGCAATTAAGAGATTTAATTGGACGGCTTCAAGAAACAAGCAGTAAGGTGGCAGAAACTTCACTGTCTTTATCAGCGATTTCAGAGCAAACGGCTTCTAGTAGTGAAGAGGTTGGAAGAGCGATGAATGATATTGCTAATGGAACAGTAAACCAAGCAACAGATTTAGAACAAACAACTCAACAAATTGAGCTGCTGAATACATCAATTGAGGCTATGAATCAACAAAACCGTACGATTCAAGAAATCACTGCACAGGCGGAGCTAACAGCTAATCAAGGTCAAGCAATGATGCAACGTTTAAAGCAGTCTAATGAACAATCATTAGTTTCCTCTAATGAGGTCAGTAAAAATATTACGATTTTACATAATGAAATTGCTGAAATATCTAGAATTACAACAACGATTGAAAGCATTTCATCTGAAACGAATTTATTAGCATTAAATGCTAGTATTGAGGCGGCACGTGCTGGGGAGCATGGTAAGGGCTTCGCTGTTGTCGCTGAGGAGGTACGGAAGCTGGCGGAGCAATCCAATGAGGCAACAAAGCAAATTCAAAGTATGATTGCCGCGATTGAAATGGGCGCAGAAAAAACAGTGGATGCTGTAGCAAGCACTATTCAACGCTCACAGCAGCTAGACACAGTAGTAAATGAAACAGAGCAGGAATTTGGTCATATTATGCAAGCTATTTCAGAAACAACACAGGCAATTACAGTATTCAATCAAGAGCTGGCAATGATTACAGAGCAAAATGAAATGATTACACAGGCTGTCCAAAATGTTTCAAGTATTTCAGGTCAAACTGCCGCTGCTGTTGAGGAAATTACAGCATCTATTGATGAGCAAATTAGCGCTATTGCACAAGTCGCTATGTCAGCCGAGCATTTAACAGACTTAAGTCAAGCATTAAATGATATTGTAGAGCAATATGAATTATAG
- a CDS encoding DUF5325 family protein, protein MNRAKIVMAIYALAAILAMCSIGYSIAASSVLGIIAGIVATCVIFMTAFKMKRKLRAQGLL, encoded by the coding sequence ATGAATCGTGCAAAAATCGTTATGGCCATTTATGCATTAGCCGCTATTTTAGCGATGTGCTCTATCGGCTATTCAATCGCAGCTAGCAGTGTCCTTGGTATCATTGCAGGTATTGTGGCTACATGTGTCATTTTCATGACAGCCTTTAAAATGAAACGCAAACTACGTGCACAAGGGCTGCTCTAA
- the typA gene encoding translational GTPase TypA, producing MTNLRQDLRNIAIIAHVDHGKTTLVDQLLKQSGTFRSNEHVEERAMDSNDIERERGITILAKNTAVNYNGTRINILDTPGHADFGGEVERILKMVDGVLLVVDAYEGCMPQTRFVLKKALEQKLTPIVVVNKVDKDSARPLEVVDEVLELFIELGADDDQLDFPVVYASGVNGTASLDADPTKQEENMQCLFEKIIEAIPAPVDNSAEPLQFQVALLDYNDYVGRIGIGRVFRGTIEVGQQVALMKLDGTVKQFRVTKLFGFFGLKREEIQSAKAGDLIAVSGMEDINVGETVCPVDHQDALTPLRIDEPTLQMTFLVNNSPFAGREGKWVTARKVEERLRSQLQTDVSLRVEDTDSPDAWVVSGRGELHLSILIENMRREGFELQVSKPQVIIREIDGVKCEPFERVQIDVPEENVGSIIESIGARKGEMLDMVNNGNGQVRLIFLVPARGLIGYTTEFMSMTKGFGIINHTFDCYQPYIPGRIGGRHQGVLVSMETGKSTTYGMMQVEDRGTLFVEPGTEIYEGMIVGENTRDNDITVNITKMKQKTNVRSATKDATNVIKKPRLLTLEEALEFLNDDEYLEITPESIRLRKQILDKNERERIAKKLKNAEQ from the coding sequence ATGACAAACTTACGTCAAGATCTTCGCAATATCGCAATAATCGCCCACGTTGACCATGGTAAAACTACCTTAGTCGACCAACTATTAAAACAATCAGGTACATTCCGTTCAAACGAACATGTGGAAGAACGTGCAATGGACTCTAATGATATTGAACGCGAACGTGGTATTACAATTTTAGCCAAAAATACTGCAGTAAACTATAACGGAACTCGTATCAACATCCTTGATACGCCTGGACACGCCGACTTTGGTGGTGAGGTAGAACGTATTTTAAAAATGGTAGATGGCGTTTTACTAGTTGTCGATGCGTATGAGGGTTGTATGCCGCAAACACGCTTTGTATTGAAAAAAGCGTTGGAGCAAAAGCTAACACCAATTGTAGTTGTAAACAAAGTCGATAAAGACTCAGCTCGTCCATTAGAAGTTGTGGATGAAGTATTGGAATTATTTATTGAATTAGGAGCAGATGACGATCAATTAGACTTCCCTGTTGTTTATGCTTCTGGTGTAAATGGTACAGCTTCTCTTGATGCTGATCCAACAAAGCAAGAAGAAAATATGCAATGTTTATTTGAAAAAATTATTGAAGCAATTCCTGCGCCAGTGGATAACTCAGCAGAGCCACTACAATTCCAAGTGGCATTACTAGATTATAATGACTATGTGGGTCGTATTGGGATTGGCCGCGTCTTCCGTGGTACAATTGAGGTAGGACAACAAGTAGCATTAATGAAACTAGATGGTACAGTGAAACAATTCCGTGTGACAAAGCTCTTCGGTTTCTTTGGCTTAAAGCGTGAAGAAATCCAATCAGCAAAAGCTGGAGATTTAATTGCTGTATCAGGTATGGAAGACATCAATGTTGGTGAAACAGTATGTCCTGTTGACCATCAAGATGCTTTAACACCATTACGCATTGATGAACCAACATTACAAATGACATTTTTAGTAAACAATTCGCCATTTGCAGGCCGTGAAGGAAAATGGGTAACAGCTCGTAAAGTAGAGGAGCGTTTACGTTCACAGCTACAAACAGATGTGTCATTACGCGTTGAAGATACAGATTCACCAGATGCATGGGTTGTTTCTGGTCGTGGAGAACTGCATTTATCGATTCTTATTGAAAATATGCGTCGTGAAGGCTTTGAATTGCAAGTATCCAAACCACAAGTAATTATTCGTGAAATTGATGGTGTGAAATGTGAGCCATTTGAGCGTGTACAAATTGATGTGCCAGAAGAAAATGTTGGTTCTATTATTGAATCGATTGGTGCTCGAAAAGGTGAAATGCTTGATATGGTGAACAATGGCAATGGCCAAGTTCGTCTTATTTTCTTAGTGCCTGCTCGTGGTTTAATTGGTTATACAACTGAGTTTATGTCAATGACAAAAGGGTTTGGGATTATTAATCATACATTTGATTGCTACCAACCATATATTCCAGGACGTATCGGTGGACGTCACCAAGGTGTGCTTGTATCAATGGAAACAGGTAAATCAACAACTTATGGTATGATGCAGGTAGAAGACCGTGGTACACTATTTGTAGAGCCAGGTACAGAAATTTATGAAGGCATGATTGTTGGTGAAAACACACGTGACAATGATATCACTGTTAATATTACAAAAATGAAGCAAAAAACGAATGTTCGTTCCGCGACAAAAGATGCAACAAACGTTATTAAAAAACCACGTTTATTAACGCTTGAAGAAGCATTAGAGTTTTTAAACGATGATGAGTATTTAGAAATTACACCAGAGTCTATTCGTCTTCGTAAACAAATTCTTGATAAAAATGAACGTGAAAGAATAGCGAAAAAATTAAAAAACGCTGAACAATAA
- a CDS encoding YlaH-like family protein, translated as MGLKSALLGELNVIQVAAQVNIQETEEAYKKMAGVTRFLYQNMPSYEIAGYILFFLVFILSAIVYKLGFAKKLKWSQNMIIYIFLFLGCIMLTFFALYLPMVEGLIVAALILIVYKTRLWREKKEEQQATNQ; from the coding sequence TTGGGTCTGAAGTCCGCTTTACTGGGTGAACTAAATGTTATTCAAGTGGCTGCACAAGTAAATATACAGGAAACAGAGGAAGCCTATAAAAAAATGGCTGGAGTTACACGCTTTTTATATCAAAATATGCCTAGCTATGAAATCGCTGGCTATATTTTATTTTTCCTTGTGTTTATACTGTCAGCAATTGTCTACAAACTAGGCTTTGCAAAGAAACTAAAATGGTCACAAAATATGATTATTTATATTTTCCTATTTTTAGGCTGTATTATGTTGACATTCTTTGCATTATATCTTCCAATGGTTGAAGGGCTTATTGTAGCGGCCTTAATTTTAATTGTTTATAAAACACGATTATGGCGTGAAAAAAAAGAAGAACAACAAGCTACAAATCAATAG